One genomic window of Camelina sativa cultivar DH55 chromosome 5, Cs, whole genome shotgun sequence includes the following:
- the LOC104787346 gene encoding uncharacterized protein LOC104787346 has product MSSQENQNHSGGQTVYRRFISSQGLSPPIPSRRLPSSTSAPRVASPASSQGTSPVIQDNRQGTSPVVEDHLPPQHSTSRVNDVSPQTSSFTLEELLASPGRASLQKLDPKRPPGTLWFAQDPQVAATVRAIFERDFKEVHANWTQTPGAVVNRWFETFAQTYNWDHSINGRVRAEFESKLKTRMTDQVSRWKSKWRVKGDDAMPRWLDPKVWEGLVKFWSEPKSEEKSINSRNARYSDPDGNGMHKHRSGQTSFKARARKHSEMTGEALPDFLKVLEDTHRKPDGSFVDGLSEKVYNEVSSRITEAETGLCSGDNIESSASGGLSVSMKNQIFAEVAPKKKNRIYGVGNMQTEASSAHVVLTPTPTEDPVILAEKLSQAEAVLASQSTQLEDYALKLQQNTQKMHCYDAYFDYLSEKDPEFAARFPRPETDATIDTGAGDTTRPS; this is encoded by the exons ATGTCTTCTCAAGAGAACCAAAATCATTCTGGTGGCCAAACGGTTTACAGAAGATTTATATCTTCTCAAGGGCTATCTCCTCCCATCCCTTCTCGAAGGTTACCTTCTTCTACCTCTGCTCCAAGGGTAGCTTCTCCCGCCTCCTCGCAAGGTACCTCACCGGTGATCCAAGATAATCGTCAAGGAACCTCACCGGTGGTGGAAGATCATCTTCCTCCACAGCATTCGACTTCGCGTGTCAACGATGTGTCTCCTCAGACCTCTTCTTTTACTTTGGAAGAGCTACTTGCAAGTCCCGGTCGTGCTAGCTTACAGAAACTGGACCCTAAACGCCCTCCGGGTACTCTATG gTTTGCCCAGGATCCTCAGGTTGCTGCTACTGTTCGGgccatctttgaaagagatttcaaagaagttcatgccaattggacccaaacaccaggtgcggttgtaaaccggtggtttgaAACATTTGCG caaacatataactgggacCACTCTATCAATGGGAGAGTTCGAGCCGAGTTTGAAAGCAAGTTGAAGACCCGGATGACtgatcaagtgtctcggtggaagTCTAAGTGGAGAGTAAAAGGTGATGATGCAATgccgcggtggcttgatcctaAAGTATGGGAaggcttggtcaagttttggtcTGAACCAAAATCTGAGGAAAAGAGTATCAACAGTCGAAATGCTCGATACAGTGATCCTGATGGCAATGGAATGCATAAACACCGGTCTGGTCAGACCTCTTTTAAAGCCCGTGCACGAAAACAT tCGGAGATGACTGGTGAGGCACTTCCTGATTTCTTGAAAGTCCTAGAAGATactcataggaaacctgatgggtcgTTTGTGGATGGACTATCTGAGAAGGTATACAATGAAGTGTCATCGAGGATAACTGAGGCTGAAACTGGGCTATGCTCAGGGGACAATATAGAGAGTAGTGCTTCTGGCGGATTGTCAGTTAGTATGAAGAACCAAATTTTTGCTGAG gttgctccgaagaagaaaaacaggatATATGGAGTCGGTAATATGCAAACtgaagcatcttcagctcatGTTGTTCTCACGCCTACTCCGACTGAAGATCCAGTCATTCTAGCTGAGAAGCTTTCTCAGGCCGAAGCTGTTCTTGCGAGTCAGTCTACTCAGTTAGAagattatgcattgaagttgcaACAAAATACTCAGAAGATGCATTGCTACGATGCCTACTTCGATTATCTATCTGAGAAGGACCCTGAATTTGCTGCAAGATTTCCCCGACCTGAGACTGATGCCACCATTGATACCGGAGCAGGAGATACCACGAGACCATCGTAG
- the LOC104787347 gene encoding uncharacterized protein LOC104787347, which yields MEKKIEKVNKRGPTRTSPRWAKRSSRIRTRGPISSSANSAPVILDIEDFKKKKQILGMAMTTLLELMVWQGIHVAGYIKCLLHILFYCYELTICTSFALLLKSVICFY from the exons atggagaagaagattgagaaaGTGAACAAGAGGGGTCCAACGAGGACATCTCCAAGATGGGCGAAGCGTAGTTCTa GAATCAGAACAAGAGGACCCATATCGTCTTCTGCTAACTCTGCTCCTGTGATTCTTGACATTGAAGACTTCAAG aagaagaagcagattctGGGGATGGCCATGACAACATTGTTGGAGTTGATGGTTTGGCAAGGCATTCACGTTGCCGGGTATATCAAGTGCTTGTTGCATATTCTGTTTTATTGTTATGAGTTGACCATTTGTACTAGCTTTGCTTTGCTACTTAAGAGTGTCATATGTTTCTATTAG
- the LOC104787348 gene encoding serine/threonine-protein kinase CDL1-like, with product MNNSIVKMENKSHSNHHIHHPPSRSSQEQNQHGLISINAMIIIGISIISFFIIFAILLIILLLHRLKSARDKAQQLSCKESFSNINNGGTSTNYSYTSSPDDIKRDCLYSRNPTSFRQLPPQPKSCRRSRAEGVEAYTYKELEIATNNFCEEKKIGSGGYGDVYKGVLSDGTLAAIKKLHMLNDNASNQKHEERSFRIEVDLLSRLQCPYLVELLGYCADQNHRILIFEYMPNGTLEHHLHDHSCKNLKDQSQPLDWGTRLRIALDCARALEFLHENTVSTVIHRNFKCTNILLDQNNRAKVSDFGLAKTASDKLNGEISTRVLGTTGYLAPEYASTGKLTTKSDVYSYGIVLLELLTGRTPIDSRRPRGQDVLVSWALPRLTNREKISEMVDPTMKGQYSQKDLIQVAAIAAVCVQPEASYRPLMTDVVHSLIPLVKAFNKSSDSSRFPSRRESLSFDDIMP from the exons ATGAACAACTCCATTgtaaaaatggaaaacaaaagcCATAGCAACCACCACATCCATCATCCACCATCCCGGAGCAGCCAAGAGCAGAACCAGCATGGCCTCATTTCAATAAATGCCATGATCATCATTGGTATCTCCATCATCTCATTCTTCATAATTTTTGCAATTCTCCTTATAATCCTTTTACTTCATCGGCTTAAATCCGCAAGAGACAAAGCACAACAATTATCTTGCAAAGAGAGCTTTAGTAACATTAACAACGGTGGAACTTCAACCAACTACAGCTACACATCTAGCCCTG ATGACATCAAGAGAGATTGTCTATATTCAAGAAACCCAACATCATTCAGACAATTGCCACCACAGCCAAAAAGTTGTAGGAGAAGCCGAGCAGAAGGAGTAGAAGCGTACACATATAAGGAACTAGAGATTGCAACTAATAATTTCtgcgaagagaagaagatcggaAGCGGTGGATATGGAGATGTGTACAAAGGAGTACTAAGTGACGGAACTCTTGCGGCCATTAAAAAGCTTCATATGCTTAATGATAATGCTAGTAACCAAAAGCATGAAGAACGGTCCTTTAGGATTGAG GTGGATCTTCTTAGTCGATTACAATGCCCATATTTGGTGGAGTTACTTGGATATTGTGCCGATCAAAACCATAGGATCctaatatttgaatatatgCCTAATGGTACATTGGAGCATCATCTCCACGATCACAGTTGTAAGAATCTAAAGGATCAATCTCAACCTTTAGATTGGGGAACCCGGCTTAGGATCGCTCTTGATTGTGCCAGAGCTCTAGAGTTTCTACACGAAAATACAGTCTCTACTGTGATCCACCGGAACTTCAAGTGTACCAACATTTTATTGGATCAAAATAATCGAGCTAAAGTTTCGGATTTTGGGTTGGCGAAAACTGCATCTGATAAACTAAATGGTGAGATTTCAACAAGAGTACTTGGTACCACGGGATATCTTGCTCCAGA GTACGCCTCTACTGGAAAGCTTACTACAAAATCAGATGTTTATAGTTATGGTATTGTGTTACTAGAACTCTTAACGGGTCGTACACCGATCGATTCAAGGCGTCCGCGAGGACAAGATGTCCTTGTCTCATGG GCTCTTCCAAGGCTAACCAATAGAGAAAAAATTAGTGAAATGGTGGATCCAACCATGAAAGGTCAATACTCACAAAAAGATCTTATTCAG gTAGCAGCCATAGCAGCAGTGTGTGTGCAACCAGAAGCAAGTTACAGACCGTTGATGACGGACGTTGTTCACTCGCTCATTCCCCTTGTTAAAGCTTTCAACAAAAGTTCTGATTCTTCTCGGTTTCCTAGCCGTCGAGAAAGCTTGTCATTTGATGATATTATGCCATGA
- the LOC104787349 gene encoding nuclear transcription factor Y subunit C-3, with protein MDQQGQSSAMNYGSNPYQTNPMTTTAPAGSDHPAYHQIHQQQQQQLTQQLQSFWETQFKEIEKTTDFKNHSLPLARIKKIMKADEDVRMISAEAPVVFARACEMFILELTLRSWNHTEENKRRTLQKNDIAAAVTRTDIFDFLVDIVPREDLRDEVLGGVGAEAATASGYPPYGYLPPGTAPIGNPGMVMGNPGAYPPNAYMGQPMWQQQAPEQQDPDN; from the coding sequence ATGGATCAACAAGGACAATCATCAGCTATGAACTACGGTTCTAACCCATACCAAACCAACCCAATGACCACCACTGCACCAGCTGGTTCTGACCATCCTGCGTACCACCAGATCCaccagcaacagcagcagcagctcaCTCAACAGCTCCAGTCTTTCTGGGAGACTCAATtcaaagagattgagaagacCACTGATTTCAAGAACCATAGCCTTCCCCTGGCCAGGATCAAGAAGATCATGAAAGCTGATGAGGACGTGAGGATGATCTCCGCTGAGGCGCCTGTTGTGTTCGCCAGGGCCTGCGAGATGTTTATCCTGGAGCTTACCCTCAGGTCGTGGAACCACACTGAGGAGAACAAGAGGAGGACGCTGCAGAAGAACGATATCGCTGCTGCTGTGACTAGGACTGAtatctttgatttccttgtGGATATTGTTCCTAGGGAGGATCTTCGTGATGAAGTCTTGGGTGGTGTTGGTGCTGAAGCCGCCACTGCTTCGGGTTACCCCCCGTATGGCTACTTGCCTCCTGGAACTGCTCCTATTGGGAACCCTGGAATGGTTATGGGTAACCCTGGTGCATATCCGCCTAACGCGTATATGGGTCAACCAATGTGGCAACAGCAAGCACCTGAGCAGCAGGATCCTGACAACTAA
- the LOC104787350 gene encoding increased DNA methylation 2-like isoform X2, with translation MSDTMCELAAGKQEERVLISLDIEDDKLFLLHFIIGTYFGPDLRKRKHPKHQSAFQIQASKILVAADELSGSLMKRAEVERVYYHILRNVDQSLVIMPRKIRDYFNEKRNASNGDYPLFVDLYPEQLHPETRLRNRFKFIPSIVFINDPDTSCMRQECVERFKRLTGLDSFALSITVDVTETNSDVEANEVENKMDESLEPLKEVEHVLEVPKTCNGNDKAGTCISGEESDVAAKPEAMSEAQGGLMVGLMDIGECDDAYLFRVSLPGVKRDERDFSCAVEDNGKVLIRGVTTTGQKQVQRFSQVFEMQTQNLCLPGHFSVSFRLPGPVHPQEFSGNFGTDGILEGIVMKKLQKQTV, from the exons ATGAGTGATACAATGTGTGAGTTAGCAGCtggaaaacaagaagaaagagtgTTGATTTCACTTGACATTGAAGACGACAAGTTGT TTCTCTTACATTTCATCATTGGAACTTACTTCGGACCAGATTTAAGAAAACGTAAGCATCCAAAGCACCAATCAGCTTTTCAGATTCAAGCGTCTAAGATTCTCGTAGCAGCAGATGAGTTGAGTGGCTCACTTATGAAGAGGGCTGAGGTAGAACGTGTGTATTATCACATTCTCAGAAATGTTGATCAGTCTCTAGTGATAATGCCGAGAAAGATTCGTGATTATTTCAATGAAAAACGCAATGCTTCGAACGGGGATTACCCTCTTTTCGTGGATCTTTATCCGGAACAACTCCACCCTGAAACCCGTCTTAGGAATAGGTTTAAGTTTATTCCGAGCATTGTGTTCATTAATGATCCAGATACTTCTTGTATGAGACAAGAGTGTGTTGAACGGTTTAAGCGGCTTACGGGATTGGACAGCTTTGCTTTGAGCATTACTGTTGATGTAACTGAAACTAACAGCGATGTTGAAGCTAATGAGGTTGAGAATAAGATGGATGAGAGCTTGGAACCATTGAAAGAGGTTGAGCATGTTCTGGAAGTGCCTAAAACATGTAATGGCAATGATAAGGCGGGTACCTGCATCAGTGGCGAAGAAAGTGATGTTGCTGCAAAACCTGAGGCAATGTCTGAAGCTCAGGGTGGACTTATGGTGGGACTGATGGACATTGGTGAATGCGATGACGCTTATCTCTTCCGTGTATCTCTTCCCGGTGTGAAAAGAGATGAAA GAGATTTTAGCTGTGCAGTAGAAGACAATGGCAAGGTACTAATCAGAGGAGTCACTACAACAGGCCAGAAGCAAGTTCAACGGTTTTCTCAGGTGTTTGAAATGCAAACACAGAATCTCTGCCTGCCCGGTCACTTCTCTGTCTCGTTCCGCCTCCCAGGTCCTGTCCATCCGCAGGAGTTTTCTGGCAACTTTGGAACAGATGGGATTCTTGAAGGAATTGTAATGAAAAAGTTGCAAAAGCAAACTGTGTAA
- the LOC104787350 gene encoding increased DNA methylation 2-like isoform X1 yields MSDTMCELAAGKQEERVLISLDIEDDKLFLLHFIIGTYFGPDLRKRKHPKHQSAFQIQASKILVAADELSGSLMKRAEVERVYYHILRNVDQSLVIMPRKIRDYFNEKRNASNGDYPLFVDLYPEQLHPETRLRNRFKFIPSIVFINDPDTSCMRQECVERFKRLTGLDSFALSITVDVTETNSDVEANEVENKMDESLEPLKEVEHVLEVPKTCNGNDKAGTCISGEESDVAAKPEAMSEAQGGLMVGLMDIGECDDAYLFRVSLPGVKRDERDFSCAVEDNGKVLIRGVTTTGQKQVQRFSQVFEMQTQNLCLPGHFSVSFRLPGPVHPQEFSGNFGTDGILEGIVMKKLQKQTV; encoded by the exons ATGAGTGATACAATGTGTGAGTTAGCAGCtggaaaacaagaagaaagagtgTTGATTTCACTTGACATTGAAGACGACAAG TTGTTTCTCTTACATTTCATCATTGGAACTTACTTCGGACCAGATTTAAGAAAACGTAAGCATCCAAAGCACCAATCAGCTTTTCAGATTCAAGCGTCTAAGATTCTCGTAGCAGCAGATGAGTTGAGTGGCTCACTTATGAAGAGGGCTGAGGTAGAACGTGTGTATTATCACATTCTCAGAAATGTTGATCAGTCTCTAGTGATAATGCCGAGAAAGATTCGTGATTATTTCAATGAAAAACGCAATGCTTCGAACGGGGATTACCCTCTTTTCGTGGATCTTTATCCGGAACAACTCCACCCTGAAACCCGTCTTAGGAATAGGTTTAAGTTTATTCCGAGCATTGTGTTCATTAATGATCCAGATACTTCTTGTATGAGACAAGAGTGTGTTGAACGGTTTAAGCGGCTTACGGGATTGGACAGCTTTGCTTTGAGCATTACTGTTGATGTAACTGAAACTAACAGCGATGTTGAAGCTAATGAGGTTGAGAATAAGATGGATGAGAGCTTGGAACCATTGAAAGAGGTTGAGCATGTTCTGGAAGTGCCTAAAACATGTAATGGCAATGATAAGGCGGGTACCTGCATCAGTGGCGAAGAAAGTGATGTTGCTGCAAAACCTGAGGCAATGTCTGAAGCTCAGGGTGGACTTATGGTGGGACTGATGGACATTGGTGAATGCGATGACGCTTATCTCTTCCGTGTATCTCTTCCCGGTGTGAAAAGAGATGAAA GAGATTTTAGCTGTGCAGTAGAAGACAATGGCAAGGTACTAATCAGAGGAGTCACTACAACAGGCCAGAAGCAAGTTCAACGGTTTTCTCAGGTGTTTGAAATGCAAACACAGAATCTCTGCCTGCCCGGTCACTTCTCTGTCTCGTTCCGCCTCCCAGGTCCTGTCCATCCGCAGGAGTTTTCTGGCAACTTTGGAACAGATGGGATTCTTGAAGGAATTGTAATGAAAAAGTTGCAAAAGCAAACTGTGTAA
- the LOC104787351 gene encoding alpha-crystallin domain-containing protein 22.3 — protein MRSSSGQNGMRENNSYPENTRNPQFLEVTPLNSLPYIGPVTHASMSSNRANENVERVGGPAMIFLPSESTPEFNSLISQTKTGVALTGSAAMGKIGPTIGLVDIAESEDSYYFRVSLPGVSRDEKDFSCEIEPDGKIQIKGTTTTGEMTVCKNNQIFKMLTQNLCPPGHFTISFQLPGPVSNEEFNGNFGADGVLEGVVKKLYYED, from the exons ATGAG GTCTTCAAGTGGTCAAAACGGGATGAGGGAGAACAACAGTTACCCGGAAAACACAAGGAACCCACAGTTTCTTGAAGTGACTCCATTGAACAGTTTGCCTTACATCGGTCCAGTAACTCATGCATCCATGTCGAGTAACAGGGCGAATGAGAATGTAGAGAGAGTAGGAGGGCCAGCAATGATATTTCTGCCTTCTGAATCAACTCCAGAGTTTAATAGCCTTATCAGTCAAACGAAAACCGGAGTTGCTCTTACGGGAAGTGCAGCCATGGGGAAGATTGGACCAACGATTGGTTTGGTTGATATTGCTGAATCCGAGGACTCGTACTACTTTCGTGTTTCATTACCTGGTGTTTCAAGAGATGAGA AGGACTTCAGCTGTGAAATAGAACCAGACGGTAAGATTCAGATAAAGGGAACAACAACTACGGGGGAGATGACAGTTTGCAAAAACAATCAGATCTTCAAAATGCTAACACAGAACTTATGCCCTCCAGGCCACTTCACCATCTCCTTTCAGCTTCCGGGTCCTGTGAGCAATGAAGAATTTAACGGTAATTTTGGAGCAGATGGTGTACTTGAGGGTGTAGTGAAGAAGCTGTACTACGAAGACTAA
- the LOC104787352 gene encoding uncharacterized GPI-anchored protein At5g19250-like, whose protein sequence is MVLITKMSISIYIIRLLIFSLISTCVICNQAEDNLLQGLNSHRTAQKVPPFTKNEKADCVADEIADKLEDQPCTNHSTAGTVTPGSVPPQLTNYQDILSECKIDPSTTRDGLILPVCIPNRIPTLALTNYTQTGYAKYLNDSRYVGAGVGSEKEWMVVVLTTSTPSGSFTAGKASSAGKATSVRVMTGLVLIGLLFSCLVLF, encoded by the exons ATGGTCTTGATTACCAAGATGTCTATATCCATCTACATCATTCGTCTTCTCATTTTCTCCTTGATTTCCACATGTGTTATCTGCAACC AGGCGGAGGATAATCTTCTTCAAGGCCTAAACAGCCACCGAACTGCTCAAAAAGTTCCACCTTTTACAAAGAACGAGAAGGCTGATTGTGTGGCCGATGAGATCGCCGACAAGCTCGAAGATCAACCATGCACAAACCACTCCACAGCAGGCACGGTTACTCCTGGCTCGGTCCCTCCGCAGTTAACTAACTACCAAGACATTCTTTCTGAGTGTAAAATCGACCCAAGCACTACCCGTGACGGATTGATCTTACCAGTTTGTATCCCTAACCGGATACCTACTCTGGCTTTAACTAATTACACACAAACCGGTTATGCTAAGTATCTGAACGATTCGAGGTATGTTGGGGCTGGTGTTGGGTCGGAGAAAGAGTGGATGGTGGTTGTGTTGACCACAAGCACTCCAAGTGGAAGTTTTACTGCTGGTAAGGCGAGCTCTGCTGGTAAGGCGACGTCTGTGAGAGTGATGACTGGTTTAGTACTAATTGGCTTGTTGTTTAGTTGCCTTGTTCTTTTCTAA
- the LOC104787353 gene encoding glucose and ribitol dehydrogenase homolog 1, which translates to MAMNGLCRVFTSSRVLSSNVTLLLAQIPNKTKKPLPQNRRLPQLLCVRAMASEKQRQHAQPGKEHVMETTPQFSSSDYQPSNKLRGKVALITGGDSGIGRAVGYCFALEGATVAFTYVKGQEEKDAQETLQMLKKAKTSDAKEPIAIPTDLGFDENCKRVVDEVVNAFGRIDVLINNAAEQYESSSIEEIDEPRLERVFRTNIFSYFFLTRHALKYMKEGSSIINTTSVNAYKGNASLLDYTATKGAIVAFTRGLALQLAEKGIRVNGVAPGPIWTPLIPASFNEEKIKNFGSEVPMKRAGQPVEVAPSYVFLACNHCSSYFTGQVLHPNGGAVVNA; encoded by the exons ATGGCCATGAACGGGTTGTGTCGAGTGTTCACTTCGTCGAGAGTCTTATCATCGAACGTTACGCTTTTGTTAGCTCAAATtccaaacaaaaccaagaaacctCTACCTCAGAATAGAAGATTACCTCAGCTTTTGTGCGTAAGAGCGATGGCGTCTgagaaacaaagacaacatGCCCAACCTGGCAAGGAACACGTCATGGAAACAACCCCACAATTCTCTAGCTCAGACTACCAACCCTCCAACAAGCTTCGT GGCAAAGTGGCGTTGATAACTGGTGGAGACTCCGGGATTGGTCGAGCAGTGGGATACTGTTTTGCACTCGAAGGTGCCACTGTAGCTTTCACTTATGTGAAGGGTCAAGAGGAGAAAGATGCGCAAGAGACTTTACAAATGTTGAAGAAGGCAAAAACATCGGATGCTAAGGAACCAATCGCTATTCCCACTGACTTAGGATTCGACGAGAACTGCAAAAGGGTCGTTGATGAGGTCGTTAACGCCTTTGGACGTATTGATGTTTTGATCAATAACGCAGCAGAGCAGTACGAGAGCAGCTCGATCGAAGAGATTGATGAGCCTAGACTTGAGCGAGTCTTCCGTACAAACATATTCTCTTACTTCTTCCTCACAAG gcatGCGTTAAAATATATGAAGGAAGGAAGTAGCATCATCAACACCACATCAGTGAACGCCTACAAGGGAAACGCTTCACTTCTGGACTACACTGCTACAAAAGGAGCCATTGTGGCGTTTACTCGAGGTCTTGCACTTCAGCTTGCTGAGAAAGGAATCCGTGTCAATGGTGTGGCGCCTGGTCCGATATGGACTCCGCTTATCCCAGCCTCCTTCAATGAGGAAAAGATTAAGAATTTCGGGTCTGAGGTTCCGATGAAACGAGCGGGTCAGCCAGTTGAGGTTGCACCTTCGTATGTTTTCTTGGCTTGTAACCACTGCTCTTCCTACTTCACCGGTCAAGTTCTCCACCCCAACG GAGGAGCTGTGGTGAATGCGTAA
- the LOC104789461 gene encoding uncharacterized protein LOC104789461 — NEDLKTGFYVGLVVTLYAFTFNVQLEAAAETKTCFQRKSPCFLKKQTCPKQCPSFSPPAGSSKACIIDCFNPICKATCRNRKPNCNGKGSACLDPRFIGGDGVVFYFHGQRDEHFALVSDVDFQVNARFIGLRPSGRSRDFTWIQSLGLIFGSNSKTFSLEATKAAKWDDQVDRLRFSFEGKEISLPKGDASVWISSGDYIKIERTSDINSVLVTLQDIAEIWVNVVPVTKEDNIIHKYGTPENDCFAHLEVQFRFLKLSKNAEGVLGRTYREDFKNPAKPGVAMPVVGGEDKYRTTSLLETSCNACVYSGGSGSLDII; from the exons AATGAAGATCTAAAAACCGGGTTTTACGTTGGATTGGTGGTGACGCTCTATGCATTTACGTTCAACGTACAACTCGAAGCAGCGGCGGAAACAAAGACATGTTTCCAAAGGAAGAGCCCATGTTTCCTTAAGAAGCAAACTTGTCCAAAGCAATGCCCTTCGTTTTCCCCTCCAGCAGGAAGCTCCAAGGCCTGCATCATCGATTGCTTTAACCCTATATGCAAAGCTACTTGCCGAA ATCGGAAACCTAATTGCAATGGAAAAGGATCAGCATGCTTAGACCCACGTTTCATCGGCGGAGATGGTGTTGTCTTCTACTTTCACGGCCAACGCGATGAGCATTTCGCACTTGTCTCCGACGTTGACTTCCAAGTCAATGCACGTTTCATTGGTCTGCGACCTTCTGGACGTAGCAGAGACTTCACATGGATCCAATCCTTGGGTCTGATCTTCGGCTCCAACAGCAAAACCTTCTCACTCGAGGCCACAAAGGCTGCAAAATGGGACGACCAAGTCGACCGCCTCCGTTTTTCCTTCGAGGGAAAAGAGATCTCTTTACCAAAAGGAGATGCATCTGTGTGGATTTCTTCAGGAGACTATATAAAGATCGAGAGAACCTCAGACATAAACTCCGTGTTGGTCACGTTACAAGACATTGCAGAGATTTGGGTCAACGTGGTTCCAgtaacaaaggaagacaacatAATCCATAAATACGGGACACCGGAGAATGACTGTTTTGCTCATCTTGAGGTTCAGTTCCGGTTCTTGAAGTTGTCCAAGAACGCGGAGGGTGTTTTAGGAAGAACGTACAGAGAGGATTTCAAGAATCCGGCGAAACCAGGAGTGGCTATGCCCGTGGTTGGTGGAGAAGATAAATATAGAACGACATCACTTCTTGAAACAAGTTGCAATGCTTGTGTTTACTCTGGTGGCTCAGGAAGTTTGGACATAATCTAG